The Nitrospira sp. KM1 genome includes a window with the following:
- a CDS encoding OmpA family protein yields MAWADDLDSIRYGESVLTYASGSIRQSSPQDGVVNVITGDNQTTGDRMQLGQGDVLYLKLRNPGEASIGDLYSIFKRTRKVFHPQTNRYMGYLVNRLAIVRVTQVEKSLSTVQVIRAYAAISPGDPVVKFTLPEEHPAPDRVPAKDVTGMVVELQANMGMTLVAQRNIVYIDKGREDGVRPGDQMEVVRSGGNLPSRVVGQISILGTEDHTATALITKSTSRILKGDRVHLKLQGDDIVPVSMPSEGYDSIPSVSSAMASSGDRAAHAKGTVRETRITLTGLTKQLRYESGEATIQPDGQRVLDQLVENVKAAPGEQMIRVEGHADDMEIGPALKSRYPTNWDLSKARATGVLRYLVDKGGIDSARISSIGFGDTKPVVSNATEQGRQRNRRVDVVLYTPETGKGDAERSSAAGDLRDEVQSSHPAPDIKGLAAPSHQPVAEPAVESKSSAIDSASIGSDQIPGAGRTVVEPAAPDQVSNQQSLVQP; encoded by the coding sequence ATGGCTTGGGCTGATGATCTCGACAGCATTCGATACGGAGAATCGGTCCTCACCTATGCATCCGGATCGATTAGGCAATCGAGCCCTCAGGATGGCGTGGTCAACGTCATTACCGGAGACAATCAGACAACCGGAGACAGGATGCAGTTGGGGCAAGGTGACGTCTTGTATCTCAAATTAAGGAATCCGGGAGAGGCGTCAATAGGCGACCTTTACAGCATTTTCAAGCGAACGCGCAAGGTTTTCCATCCACAGACGAACCGATATATGGGCTATCTCGTTAACCGTCTCGCCATCGTGCGTGTGACGCAGGTGGAAAAATCGCTGAGCACGGTTCAGGTCATCAGAGCCTATGCAGCGATCTCTCCAGGCGACCCGGTGGTGAAATTCACTCTCCCTGAAGAACATCCGGCTCCTGACAGAGTCCCGGCAAAGGATGTGACGGGCATGGTCGTCGAATTGCAGGCGAACATGGGCATGACCCTCGTTGCGCAACGCAATATCGTCTACATTGATAAAGGACGAGAGGACGGGGTCCGCCCAGGGGATCAAATGGAGGTCGTTCGCTCCGGCGGTAATCTGCCTTCGCGCGTAGTGGGCCAAATCAGCATTTTGGGGACAGAGGATCATACCGCGACGGCGCTCATCACCAAATCCACCTCGCGGATCCTCAAGGGAGACCGTGTGCACCTCAAACTGCAAGGTGACGATATCGTACCGGTCTCGATGCCTTCTGAGGGATATGACTCGATTCCGTCGGTTTCCTCGGCCATGGCATCTTCTGGTGACAGGGCGGCTCATGCCAAAGGTACCGTACGGGAGACTCGTATTACACTTACCGGACTGACGAAGCAGTTGCGCTATGAATCTGGTGAGGCGACCATTCAACCGGATGGTCAAAGGGTGCTGGATCAGCTCGTGGAAAACGTGAAGGCCGCCCCGGGCGAACAAATGATTCGAGTCGAAGGGCATGCCGATGACATGGAAATTGGTCCCGCTCTCAAATCGCGCTATCCGACCAATTGGGATCTGTCCAAAGCCCGCGCGACCGGGGTTCTGAGATATCTCGTTGACAAGGGGGGCATCGACTCGGCACGAATCTCTTCCATCGGGTTTGGTGACACAAAACCGGTTGTCAGCAATGCGACGGAGCAAGGCCGTCAGCGGAACCGTCGAGTCGATGTTGTGCTGTATACTCCTGAGACCGGTAAGGGAGATGCAGAACGGTCTTCTGCGGCGGGAGATTTAAGAGACGAAGTCCAATCGAGCCATCCGGCACCGGATATCAAAGGTCTTGCCGCGCCATCCCATCAACCGGTAGCCGAACCAGCCGTCGAGTCGAAGAGCTCTGCGATTGATAGCGCCTCGATCGGATCGGATCAAATTCCAGGAGCCGGGCGAACGGTTGTCGAGCCTGCGGCTCCGGATCAGGTTTCAAATCAGCAGTCCCTCGTTCAGCCGTAG